DNA from Methanomassiliicoccus luminyensis B10:
ATCTGGTCCCGCGCCGAGGTCGAGGCCATGGACGCCAGGAAGAAGGCGTCCCCGGCCAAGGCGACCTCATGAGCGGCGGAAGGACGCCGGGCGCGTACATACTCCTTCTGCGTCTGGACAAGGATGAGGATATCACGGTGGGAAAGCTCGGCCCCGCCAGGTTCCCCCGGGGCGCCTACGCCTACGTGGGCTCGGCCATGGGCGGGCTGGAGGCTAGGGTTCGCCGTCACCTCGACGGCGGGGAGAGGAAGCACTGGCATATCGATCACCTATCAGAGGTCGCCAGCGGCAGGGAGGCGCTGCTGTTCCCTTCGGATGAAGACAGGGAGTGCACTCTCAACGCCATGGTCGCCACCCTGCCGGGGTCCCGCATTGTCCTGAAAGGCTTCGGCAGCTCGGACTGCCGCTGCATCACCCACCTTCACCTGCTGAGCGCGAAGGGCGAAGAGCTGTTGAGGGGCATGCCGGGGCCGCGCATGCGCCCCTCGAAAGCTCGACCGGATCAGGGTCCAGAGAACAATATCGCCCCTTTCTGAACGGTCGAGCCAGAACGTATAAATACAATCATTATCTAATTAGAAAACGCTCAGAGGCGGAATGCCCCCTGAGCGAAGCTGGATAGAAAACGGGACCGTTCAAGGACGATTCTGGTTCTATCCTGTTCCATCTATGGTTCACAACCATAGTGTGTTGGCGCCGGATCAATGAGGCTGTCGACGTCCAACATATCCCAACCCTCAATAAAATATGGTCAACGTCCGTGCTTACGGCCTGATCAGGGTAAGAATGGTGCTCATCGGACCAAAGCGAGGTGATTGCTAGGAAATCGATGAGACTTCCTCTACCGGGGCTACGTGAACTCTGAGCGCAATTTTTCTTTTCCCATAAATCTCGGGTCGCTCGACTATCTGCTATATATACCATTTTGCCCGCGGCGGGGGCAGGCTTCAAATATCACAATGCGACTATCAGGTTCGAATTTAGCCACACCCAGGAGGCATATCATGGAAGCCACCGCGGACGTTTCTGAAAAGACTCAAGGTTCTATCGTGCAAAAGCTAGAGGCCGCCATCGGTGCGGAGAACGTAAAGACCAGCAAGATGGAGAGGCTGCTGTACGGCCATGACAGCACCAACGTGCCGAAGGAGATCCTGTTGGGCTTCAATACCATCCCCGATATCGTGGTCCGCCCCCGCTCCACCGCGGACGTGCAGAGGATCGTGGCGACCGCGGCGAAGGAAGGCATGTCCATCACCCCGAGAGGAGCGGCCAGCTGGTACCTCTCTGGAGCGGTGACCGCTTATGGCGGAATACTCATCGACATGGTCGGCGGGATGAACAAGATCCTCAAGATCGACGAGGAGAACATGACCATCACCGCTCAGGCCGGAGCTTCCTGGAAGCAGGTCTACGACGCCGCGTGGGAGAAAGGCTTCCTGCTCGGTTCCTATCCCAGCAGCTTCCCCTCCGCCTCCCTGGCTGGATGGATATCCACCGCGGGGGTCGGCATCGGCACCTACAAGTACGGGAACGCCGGGGACAACATCCGGAACATGGTCGTGGTCACGCCCACCGGAGCCGTCATCAACACCGGGTTCAACAACCTCTTTGACGCCTCATCCGGATACAACCTGAACCGCCTGTTCGTGGGCACCGAGGGCACCCTCGGCGTCATCTGCGAGGTCACCTTCAAGCTGGTCCCCCGCCCCGAGGTGCTCAAGCCCCTCGCCTACTCCTTCGAAAGCGTAGAGAAGCTCGCGGAACCCATCAGGGAGATAACCAGGTCCAGGGCCGTGCCCCTTCATATATCGTGGTCCGACCGGAACTACTTCAAGTGGCTGCAGAAGATCGGGCACGGCGGCCTTGACGTGGGCGCCCTGCTCCTGGTCACCCTGGAAGGCGACAAGACCATCACCGACTACGAGGAGAAGGTCGTCGACGCCATCGCCACCAAGTATGGCGGGAAGAGGGAGAGCGACGAGGTCGCCATGCACGAATGGAATGAGCGCTGCTACGAGCAGCGGGGCGGCGAGCTCGGCCTCGGGGTCATGGCGAGCGAGGTCCTGGTGCCAACCAGCGAGTACGCCATTACTGCCAAGGAGCTTTACGGCCTTATAGACTCTATGAAGATGGAAGCGGGCATCATCGGCATCATGTGCGACCGCAACACCGTCATGTTCATGCCCATGTTCCTGTACGACAAGGAGTCCCTGACCAAGTCCATGGTCTCCTTCGGCTTCGCCTACAAGGCCGGCGAGGTGGCCAAGAAGCACGGCGGCAGGCTGCTGGGCGGTTTCGGGATGCTGATGGGCTCCCAGCTGAAACCCCTGCGCGGGGAAGGCTACGACGTCATGGTCGCCATCAAGAACGCCCTCGATCCCAAGGAGATCATGAACCCCGGCAAGCTGCTGGGCATGAAGACCCGGTTCGGCCTTCCCGTGGGGGCCGGTCTCCTCGGCTTCGGCATGACCGCCATATCCGCGGCGAAGAAGGTAATGCCTGGGGACACCTCCTTGGTGGACAGCAAGGCCGAGGCTTTCGAGCAGGAAGAGCTGGAGAGGGACAAGCCCCACCAGTATAAGCATGACCCCCTCAAGGACAAGAAGGACTGAACCCCTTTTCCAACCCTTTCCCTTTCTTCATTTTCAGATCCGGCTCAATTCAGGGCCATAATGCCGCCTCTCCTCCGGACGGCGTTCCTGGGCCGCCGGCACTCGGTCGGAAGATTATGCGCCCGTTTGTCGTTCGCATGTAATGAAAATGGCCCTGCTGACGTTTCTTTGACAAAGGTTAATATCCTAATGCTCCCAAACATTCCATTATGAGCTTGGACGATAACGACATCAATATCCTCCATGCCCTCCAGACCAACGGCCGGCTTTCCTTCCGCCAGATCTCGGAGAAGGTCAAGATCAGTGTGCCTACGGTGAGCAACAAGGTGAACAGCATGGAGAAGTTGGGCGTGATACGCGGTTATCGTGCCGACCTCGACCCCGAGCGGCTGGGGGAGCTGAGCGCTGTGGTCACTATAAAGGCGAAGCCCGCCGACCTGGTCCAGATAGGGGAAAAATTCGAGAACGATCCCCAGGTGCGGCAGATGTTCCACCTCAGCTCCGGCCGCCTGCTCCTCATATGCACCTTCGTGGACGCGCACCTCATCAACGAGTTCGCCACCCGCCTCGGTTCGGTATCGGAGATATCCGAATACGAGATCGCCAACGTCATCAACGTGGCCAAGGAAGAGGAGCGGGCGGTGGTCGCCAACGGCCTTAATGTGATAGTTCAGTGCTCGCAGTGCGGACGGGAGATGAGGGACCAGCCCATGAGGCTGCGCGAGAACGGCAGGGAGGTCTACCTATGCTCTCCCGCCTGCATGAACGCGTTCCAGGCCAGGAACGGGCCGGGTGGCGGATGATCACCCCAGCGTGGCTATCGCTTCTATCTCGACCTTCCCGCCCAGGGGGAGCTTGGCGACCCCCACGGTGGAGCGGGCCGGCGGATCGAACTCGAAGTACGCGGCGTAAACCTCGTTGACGTCCTTGAAGTCGTTCATGTCCGTCACGAAGATGATGGTCTTGACCACCGACATCATGGACGAGCCGGCCTCTTCCAGCACCGCCTTGATGTTCTCCAGCGCCTGCTTGGTCTGCTCCCCGGCGCTCTCTCCCGCGAACTTCCCGGTCCTGGGGTCCAGGCCCAGCTGTCCTGAGCAGAACACCAGGCCTCCGGCCTTCACAGCTTGCGAATAGGGGCCCACCGGATTGGGGGCCTCCTTAGTGTACACCGCTCTTCCCATAGTTGCAAATCACTCCCCTTTCTATTTAGCGGATCGGAGCAGGTCCGGCAGCGAGAGAACGCTGTCGACGACATCCACGCACTCCGCGCGTTCCCAGTCCTCCTTCCCGAACGCCCCGGTGAGCACCCCCACGAACCTGGCTGATGATGACCTCGCGCAGGACAGGTCGATGAGGTGGTCGCCGACGAGGAGGCACTGCTCCACCGGGACGCCCAGCATGTCGGCCATCCGTTTCATCGCCACCCCGTTCGGCTTCGCTTCCGTCTCAGGGTAGTCGTCCCGGCACACCACGGCGTCGAAGCCGATATCCAGGCCAGCTACGCGCAGTGCCTCGCTCGCATACGCCCGGGAGCCGCGGGTCAGCAACCCCAGCCGGTACCCCCTCTCCCTGAGCAGGGGCAAGACCTCCCTGGCCCCCCTCACTGGGGTGGTCTCCTCCACCCTCTCCAGCTCAGTGCGGTTCATGACCTCGCTGATCCAGGTGCGCAGGGAGGGCAGGTCACCGTCCCGTCCCTCTGATATCAGGTACGACTCGGCCGCGGGCAGGATGGTGGCGATGACGTCACGGGGGTCCCGCAGATGCGGCGGCACCCCCATGGTCTCCAGCCGCAGGACCAGCGCCCCCTTCATCTTGCGGAAGTCCACGGTAGTGTGGATGAGGGTCCCGTCCATGTCGAAAACGATCGCCTTAATGCCGCTCAGGTTCATCTTCCGCTCCCTTCCCCGTCAATGCGCGGACCCCTATATAGGGTGTGCTCCAAATGATATGCGGAATTGACTAAGAACGGGCTCAGCCAGGAGAGCGCCGGGAGGTATTTTTTATTCTGATTCTCAAAATGCATTATTTATAGGTATGTGTAGCATGCTCAACCACCTATTTTATATTCACAAGACCAAACCGGTGCAACCCATATCAAATTGGTGAGGATGATGAAGACAAGAACCCTGGCAATAATGGGAGTGGCGATATGCGTCGGCGCGCTCGGAGTTGCGATCGCCTTCGGCGCCCTGAGCGTGCCCCTGGTGGGATATACAATTCCCCTGATCGACCCGCACACAATTCCCCTGATCGACCCGCACACAATTCCCCTGATCGACCCGCACACAATTCCCCTGATCGACCCGCACACAATTCCCCTGATCGACCCGCACACAATTCCCCTGATCGACCCGCATTAATCAGGTAAACCAATTCACCTCCCAGCAATGGGAGGTTCCTACCCGTTTTTATGCACCGTTCTGCGCCAGCGCTTCCTCTATATCTTTCTTGATCTGATCCATGGGCTCGTTCTGAAAATACATCTGAGCCTCGGACAACATCGCGTAGGCCGCGGACCTCTCTCCATTTTTGGCGTATTCCTTGGAGACCCAGAACAGCCATCTCCCCAGGATAGAGGGCTTGTTCATTTTACGCAGCATATCTAGGGCCAGGTTAAATTCATCCTTGCCCCATTCCCATTCTTGCTTCTTTTCGTACAGGTAGCCCCGCATCAGGTGCATGTGGGCCACCAGCAATTTGATGTTCAGTTTCTCGAAGATCTTGGACGACGCGGTCAGCAGATCCTCTGCCGCTCCGAACTCCTCCAACTCGATGTGCGCGGCGGCGGCGTGGCGCATCGCATGCCCCTGAAGTTCGAGATTCCCAGAAGCCTTCCCAATATCGATTGCTTTCTCGAGATAGTTGGCCCCTTCTCTGAAGTTACCAATGTCCAGCAGACTGTGACCTATTCCGACATACACCCTGGCGATGTTGTCGACATCGCCGGTCTTCTCCATGATCTCCAAAGCCTCTTTCTTGTACGTTATGGCCCGGTTGTGGTCCAGAAGGTCGGTGTGGACCCTCCCGATGCCGTACAGCGCCTTTCCCCGCCCCACATCGTCGCCGACCGTCTGGGCAAGCTCCCGGGACATCGAGAAGGCGCTCAGAGCCTCCTGGTTCCTTCCGCGGCTCTGGAACACCCCGCCCAAATCATAGTAGATGTCCACCAGGGTGTGAGTGTCCTGAATGGCCTGCGCGATCCCCAGACTCTTCACCAAGTATGTCTCGGCCTCGTCGAACAGGGACCTGCGCAGGTAGATGCCACCTATCCGGCGGTTTATCTCCGCGAGCAGCCTTTTATCCTTCTCAGGGTCCGCCAGCGTTCCTGCCTCATCGAACCTGACGACCGCCTGGTCCCATTCCCCCTTGACCTCGTAGATGTCGCCCTCCAACAGGAGTATCTCCATTTTCTCGCTATTGTCGATGTGTTCGCACTGCTCTCTCAGCTGGGCGAGCAGCGGGCCGAACGGAAGGCCATAGCCCTTGGCGATGATATCCCTTCCATAGCTGGCCGCGATCTTGGTAGCGGTGGAGTATTCCTTGGCCATCAGGCAGTGGTACATCGCCTCCACGTGCGACGGCGCGGACCGGTCCTGCAGATAGTACCTTGACGCCGCTTTATGATAGGCCATCCGGGACCTCGGGGCCAGTCGCGAATAGAAGAAGTCCCTCAACAGGTCGTGCATGCCGATCATGCGGCCGGTGGACTCGTGCATCAGGGACTTGTTGAGCAGCTGGTCGATGGTGTCATAGTCCACCATGTAGTCTTTGTACTCCAGCTCCTTCTGGGCGAACCCCATCTCCTTGGCGATCCCCTCCTCCATGCTGAAGAACGCATCGATGAGGACGGGGTACCTGAATATGGAGGCGATTTCCAGGATCCTCCTCTCGGTGGGGTCGAGCTTGGCGTACACCTCCTGTTCGATGAACATGCGGACGTTCTTGCCGAGCGCGCTCTTGGGGCTGTCGATAAGCTCCAGGAAGAGAGGGTGGCCACGGGTGGCGGTGTATATGGCCATGAGCTCCGATTCCGGGAGCTCCCGGTTCCGGATCAGGCGGAAGCTGCTGTCCATGTCCAGGCCGTCCAGCATCATCTCCACGACCTCCCCCTTGAACACCACGCTGCGCGAGTAGAACGACGGTATCTCGCGGCTGGTGAATATCATGGATACGTGGGGAAGCGATTCCAGCACCCCCACCATGGCGGCCAGGAAGTCATGCACGGTCTGGTCGGCCTTCTGCACATCGTCCAGTATGAACACCGCGGGCAGGTCCTTCAGCTCGGTCTCCAGGATTGACGACACCTCTCCCACGCTGGGCGTCTCGGTCCTCGACAGGTACCTCTCCAGCCCTTTCCTCCCCATCTGGGAGAGGAACTCCGCGATGGGCGAGAGGAGGATCTTCAGGTTAACCCACTCGTGGACCCGGTACCAGAACACGTTGTGGCGTTCCCTCACGTCCTGCACGAACTTCGCCAGCAGGGTGGTCTTCCCGATGCCGGGGATCCCATACACCACCATTATCCGGGCGGTCTCGGAGGTAATGAAGTCGTTGAGCTTCTTCAGTTCTTCCTGCCGGCCGAAGAACGTCCTCACCGACGGCTTCCGATCGGTGTAGTCCACATAGCGCCTCTCCTCCCTCACCTTGCCGTGGTGGAAGGAGGAGCAGTCGAACCTCCCCCTGGTCACGCCGAGGGCTATCTCCAGGAAGGTGTAGCGCTTCGGAAGGTATTTGCTGAGCTTTCCCACCTCATCGGTGATCTCCTTCCCGTCGAAATCGACGATGACCACCTTGGTGCTCTCGATCTCGGCCTTAAAGGCCAGTCCTTCCTGGAACCCCTTCTGGGTCAGGAAGTACACCTTCTTGACGCTGGCGAAGCCCTTCACATGTTTGGTGTGCACCTCCACGATCCCCTCGTCGGCGAGGACGTTCACCGCCTTTGACACGTTGTTGCGTCCGACGTCGACCGCGTCCGCTATGCCTTCCTGCGTGATGGCCATGGGCGCATCGGAGTCTTGCAGGAATTTCTGGTATGATAAGATATGAAGGACGATCCTCTCCCTTGCCGTCAGCAGGGACTTCTTGGACGCGCGGTTCAATGCCAATGGATGCCTGTCTGTGGAAAAAAAGGTTGCGAGGGTACTTGCGAATTAACGAAAAAGTAGCATGCTCAAATCGGTATTATATAATCACAATCCAACAAGGCCTGAAGTGAGCGGAGGGGTTGAAGGTTGAAGGAAGAGACCAGAATATCACTGCTAATAGAAGGCTACCCGCGCTATGGATACCAGACATACTCTCGGATCGTTGGCTCTGCCAGCAACAGCCTGTGCATCAGTCGGCTGCACCCGGAATACGTGGCCCATAAGTTCGGCCTGGAGAGGTCTAAGCACTACTGGCTTAGCGGACAGAAGGGACAAGACGTGATCTCCCCGAGATCGATGCACCATCTGGTGAAGGCGCTGCGCATCGATCTCCGCGGCAGGGGCGGCGGGGTGGCGTTCATGGACGGGCTGGAATACCTGCTCCTGTTCAATGACACCGCCAGGGTCATGGAGGGGCTGGAGGAGATCGACGCGCTGCTCCGGCAGGCCAACGTGGACCTGATCATCGCGGTAGACCCGCTGACA
Protein-coding regions in this window:
- a CDS encoding FAD-binding oxidoreductase produces the protein MQKLEAAIGAENVKTSKMERLLYGHDSTNVPKEILLGFNTIPDIVVRPRSTADVQRIVATAAKEGMSITPRGAASWYLSGAVTAYGGILIDMVGGMNKILKIDEENMTITAQAGASWKQVYDAAWEKGFLLGSYPSSFPSASLAGWISTAGVGIGTYKYGNAGDNIRNMVVVTPTGAVINTGFNNLFDASSGYNLNRLFVGTEGTLGVICEVTFKLVPRPEVLKPLAYSFESVEKLAEPIREITRSRAVPLHISWSDRNYFKWLQKIGHGGLDVGALLLVTLEGDKTITDYEEKVVDAIATKYGGKRESDEVAMHEWNERCYEQRGGELGLGVMASEVLVPTSEYAITAKELYGLIDSMKMEAGIIGIMCDRNTVMFMPMFLYDKESLTKSMVSFGFAYKAGEVAKKHGGRLLGGFGMLMGSQLKPLRGEGYDVMVAIKNALDPKEIMNPGKLLGMKTRFGLPVGAGLLGFGMTAISAAKKVMPGDTSLVDSKAEAFEQEELERDKPHQYKHDPLKDKKD
- a CDS encoding RidA family protein; translation: MGRAVYTKEAPNPVGPYSQAVKAGGLVFCSGQLGLDPRTGKFAGESAGEQTKQALENIKAVLEEAGSSMMSVVKTIIFVTDMNDFKDVNEVYAAYFEFDPPARSTVGVAKLPLGGKVEIEAIATLG
- a CDS encoding winged helix-turn-helix transcriptional regulator encodes the protein MSLDDNDINILHALQTNGRLSFRQISEKVKISVPTVSNKVNSMEKLGVIRGYRADLDPERLGELSAVVTIKAKPADLVQIGEKFENDPQVRQMFHLSSGRLLLICTFVDAHLINEFATRLGSVSEISEYEIANVINVAKEEERAVVANGLNVIVQCSQCGREMRDQPMRLRENGREVYLCSPACMNAFQARNGPGGG
- a CDS encoding GIY-YIG nuclease family protein; the encoded protein is MSGGRTPGAYILLLRLDKDEDITVGKLGPARFPRGAYAYVGSAMGGLEARVRRHLDGGERKHWHIDHLSEVASGREALLFPSDEDRECTLNAMVATLPGSRIVLKGFGSSDCRCITHLHLLSAKGEELLRGMPGPRMRPSKARPDQGPENNIAPF
- a CDS encoding DUF835 domain-containing protein, yielding MKEETRISLLIEGYPRYGYQTYSRIVGSASNSLCISRLHPEYVAHKFGLERSKHYWLSGQKGQDVISPRSMHHLVKALRIDLRGRGGGVAFMDGLEYLLLFNDTARVMEGLEEIDALLRQANVDLIIAVDPLTLEQNDLDRLYEAFPRHSVRSILEKYSILGSQQISEAVPGSEAQGIAGL
- a CDS encoding tetratricopeptide repeat protein, with amino-acid sequence MNRASKKSLLTARERIVLHILSYQKFLQDSDAPMAITQEGIADAVDVGRNNVSKAVNVLADEGIVEVHTKHVKGFASVKKVYFLTQKGFQEGLAFKAEIESTKVVIVDFDGKEITDEVGKLSKYLPKRYTFLEIALGVTRGRFDCSSFHHGKVREERRYVDYTDRKPSVRTFFGRQEELKKLNDFITSETARIMVVYGIPGIGKTTLLAKFVQDVRERHNVFWYRVHEWVNLKILLSPIAEFLSQMGRKGLERYLSRTETPSVGEVSSILETELKDLPAVFILDDVQKADQTVHDFLAAMVGVLESLPHVSMIFTSREIPSFYSRSVVFKGEVVEMMLDGLDMDSSFRLIRNRELPESELMAIYTATRGHPLFLELIDSPKSALGKNVRMFIEQEVYAKLDPTERRILEIASIFRYPVLIDAFFSMEEGIAKEMGFAQKELEYKDYMVDYDTIDQLLNKSLMHESTGRMIGMHDLLRDFFYSRLAPRSRMAYHKAASRYYLQDRSAPSHVEAMYHCLMAKEYSTATKIAASYGRDIIAKGYGLPFGPLLAQLREQCEHIDNSEKMEILLLEGDIYEVKGEWDQAVVRFDEAGTLADPEKDKRLLAEINRRIGGIYLRRSLFDEAETYLVKSLGIAQAIQDTHTLVDIYYDLGGVFQSRGRNQEALSAFSMSRELAQTVGDDVGRGKALYGIGRVHTDLLDHNRAITYKKEALEIMEKTGDVDNIARVYVGIGHSLLDIGNFREGANYLEKAIDIGKASGNLELQGHAMRHAAAAHIELEEFGAAEDLLTASSKIFEKLNIKLLVAHMHLMRGYLYEKKQEWEWGKDEFNLALDMLRKMNKPSILGRWLFWVSKEYAKNGERSAAYAMLSEAQMYFQNEPMDQIKKDIEEALAQNGA
- a CDS encoding HAD family hydrolase produces the protein MNLSGIKAIVFDMDGTLIHTTVDFRKMKGALVLRLETMGVPPHLRDPRDVIATILPAAESYLISEGRDGDLPSLRTWISEVMNRTELERVEETTPVRGAREVLPLLRERGYRLGLLTRGSRAYASEALRVAGLDIGFDAVVCRDDYPETEAKPNGVAMKRMADMLGVPVEQCLLVGDHLIDLSCARSSSARFVGVLTGAFGKEDWERAECVDVVDSVLSLPDLLRSAK